The window TAAAAAAAGGGCCAGTAGAAAAACGGAAAAATTATGAATACGAAGGAAGCGGCGACGCATAAAAAAATCCCTCCGTAGAATAGTGCTGAAGTGACTTTTGTGTTCAATAGTACATTGTAAAAACTGGGGAAGAAAAATTAAAAAACAAGTTTATGCTGGACTTTATTATAATTCTTGATGGAGGCGTAAACTCCTCCCGCTGTTAATGGAAATTTGTCTTTTGTTCTGATGGACACTCCCTTAGGCATAGCATTGAACAGGGGGGTGTGTTTTTGTGATTGAAGGGGTGGTCGTCAAAGAGTTAAAGGTAATTCCGGATGAAAGAGGCCGGTTGATGGAGATATTACGCTGTGATGACCCAATTTTCCGGGGGTTTGGGCAGGTCTACATCACCACTGCCTACCCAGGAGTGGTTAAAGCCTGGCATTACCACAAGAAGCAATACGATAATTTTGCGGTTCTTACGGGAATGATGAAAGTAGCCTTGTTTGACGACCGGGAAGACTCGCCAACCCGGGGAAAAGTGGAAGAGTTTTTTCTAGGGGTGCATAATCCCAAGCTGCTCCAGATCCCGCCTGGAGTCTACCACGGGTTTAAGTGTATCAGTGAACATGAGGCGTTGGTCTTAAACTGTCCGACCGAACCCTATAATTATGCCGAACCGGATGAGTACCGGCTGCCGCCGCATGCGCCGACGACGCGGATGAAAATTCCCTACGACTGGGGACGAAAAGATGGATAAGCCGGTGCGTATTTTGGTGACGGGCGGGGCCGGTTTTATCGGTAGTAATTTTATCCGTCATTACCTCCACCGTTACCCGGAGACGAACCTGATCAACGTGGATCTATTGACCTATGCCGGTAATTTGGCCAATACGGAAGGGTTTACAGCGTACCCCGGTTACCGGTTCCTCCACGCTGATATCAATGACCGGGATAAGTTGGAACCCTACTTTGCGGCGGGGCTCGATGCAGTAATTAACTTTGCGGCCGAATCCCATGTCGACCGGAGTATTGATGCGCCGCAGGTCTTTGCCCGGACCAATATCAACGGGACCCTTAATCTTTTATGTTTGGCCCGGCATTATGAGGTAAAGCGTTTTCTCCAGATCTCAACCGATGAGGTTTATGGTGCTCTGGGTCCGGAGGGATTATTTACCGAGGAGTCGCCTTTGGCTCCGAACAGTCCCTATGCGGCCAGCAAAGCTGGGGCTGATTTACTGGCGATGGCTTTCTATAAAACGTATGGCCTACCGGTTATAATTACCCGGTGTTCCAATAACTACGGGCCTTACCAGTTTCCGGAGAAACTGATCCCGTTGACGATCATCAACGCGGTCCGGGGGGAACCGGTTCCCATCTACGGCGATGGGCAACAAGTACGGGACTGGATCCATGTGGCCGACCATTGCCAAGCTCTCGAGCGGGTCCTACTGGCGGGACAGCCGGGTACGGTTTATAACATTGGTGCCCGGTGTGAACGGACCAATCTGGAAGTGGTGCGGCTCATTCTTAAACTCCTCGGGAAACCGGAGGATCTGATCCGGTTTGTTGCCGACCGGCCGGGACATGACCGGCGCTATGGTGTTGCGGTTGGTAAGATCCGGTCGGAGCTGGGGTGGGAAGCCCGGATCGGTTTTGAAGATGGTTTGGCGCAGACCGTCAAATGGTATCTAAAGCAGCAGGCATGGTGGGAAGCGATTCTTTCCGGCGAGTATAAGGACTATTACCAGCGTAATTATGGTTTTCGCCTGGCCGGAAAGGAGGACAGGGACCGGTAAAGGCCGGTCTTTTTTTATTGGCGTCAATTACCTTTTTTTTCTAATAAACCGGGGATACGAAGTAT of the Capillibacterium thermochitinicola genome contains:
- a CDS encoding dTDP-4-dehydrorhamnose 3,5-epimerase family protein, with the translated sequence MIEGVVVKELKVIPDERGRLMEILRCDDPIFRGFGQVYITTAYPGVVKAWHYHKKQYDNFAVLTGMMKVALFDDREDSPTRGKVEEFFLGVHNPKLLQIPPGVYHGFKCISEHEALVLNCPTEPYNYAEPDEYRLPPHAPTTRMKIPYDWGRKDG
- the rfbB gene encoding dTDP-glucose 4,6-dehydratase; this translates as MDKPVRILVTGGAGFIGSNFIRHYLHRYPETNLINVDLLTYAGNLANTEGFTAYPGYRFLHADINDRDKLEPYFAAGLDAVINFAAESHVDRSIDAPQVFARTNINGTLNLLCLARHYEVKRFLQISTDEVYGALGPEGLFTEESPLAPNSPYAASKAGADLLAMAFYKTYGLPVIITRCSNNYGPYQFPEKLIPLTIINAVRGEPVPIYGDGQQVRDWIHVADHCQALERVLLAGQPGTVYNIGARCERTNLEVVRLILKLLGKPEDLIRFVADRPGHDRRYGVAVGKIRSELGWEARIGFEDGLAQTVKWYLKQQAWWEAILSGEYKDYYQRNYGFRLAGKEDRDR